The Mauremys reevesii isolate NIE-2019 linkage group 1, ASM1616193v1, whole genome shotgun sequence genome has a segment encoding these proteins:
- the LOC120395837 gene encoding olfactory receptor 51G2-like has product MSAVNDTEFSSAVFLLTGIPGQEDVHLWISVPFCLMYVISIVGNSVILFIVKTDPSLHEPMYIFLSMLAITDLALSISTMPTTLDIFLFNNREISLDACFAQLFFIHSLSFIESSVLLLMAFDRFVAICNPLRYASILTLPRIGKMGLVFVLRGVSLIFPLPFLLKRFRYCRTNVLSHCYCLHQDVIKTACSDIAVNNIYGFFLIVTVVGLDSLFIFLSYVMILQRVLKVTSHAECLRALNTCVSHLCAVLLFYTPRIGLSVINRFWKSSPSLLNLLLGYISVFVPPLMNPIVYSVKSKHLRARIIRVFFK; this is encoded by the coding sequence atgtcagctgtcaatgacactGAGTTTAgctctgcagtgttccttctcactgggataccagggcaggaagacgtccatctctggatctctgtccccttctgcttaatgtatgttatttcgatagtaggaaattcagtcattctgttcattgtaaaaacagatccaagcctccatgagcccatgtacattttcctttccatgttggccatcACAGACCTTGCCTTGTCGATATCCACCATGCCTACAACACTGGATATATTCTTGTTTAACAACAGGGAGATCAGTCTAGATGCTTGTTttgcccagctgttcttcattCACTCACTTTCATTCATTGAATCATCGGTACTCCTGTTGATGGCCTTTGATCGATTCGTTGCTATCTGTAACCCACTGAGATATGCTTCTATCTTAACCCTGCCAAGAATTGGAAAGATGGGATTGGTGTTTGTGCTTAGAGGGGTGTCTTTAATATTCCCACTCCCCTTTCTTCTTAAACGGTTCCGATATTGTCGaaccaatgtcctctcccattgctactgcctgcaccaggacGTTATTAAGACGGCTTGTTCAGACATCGCAGTCAACAACATCTATGGCTTCTTTCTTATAGTTACCGTGGTGGGGTTGGATTCACTGTTCATCTTCCTCTCATATGTGATGATCCTCCAAAGAGTGCTGAAAGTCACGTCCCACGCGGAGTGCCTTCGGGCCCTGAACACGTgtgtctcccacctctgtgctgtCCTGCTCTTCTACACACCACGGATTGGCTTGTCTGTGATAAACAGATTTTGGAAGAGCTCTCCTTCATTGCTCAACCTTCTCCTGGGCTACATCTCTGTGTTTGTCCCGCCACTTATGAACCCAATTGTGTACAGCGtaaaaagcaaacaccttcgtgcGAGGATAATCAGGGTATTCTTCAAATGA
- the LOC120398532 gene encoding olfactory receptor 51G2-like produces MSVVNYTKFSSAMFLLTGIPGQEDVHLWISVLFCLVYVISIVGNSVILFIIKTDPSLHEPMYIFLSMLAFTDLALSISTMPTTLGIFLFNSREISLDACFAQLFFIHSLSFTESSVLLLMAFDRFIAICNPLRYASILTLRRIGQMGLVFVLRGVSLIFPLPFLLKRFRYCRTNVLSHCYCLHQDVIKTACSDIRVNYIYGFFLTVTVVGLDSLFIFLSYVMILKTVLKVMSPAECLRALNTCVSHLCAVLLFYTPRIGLGVIQGFWKGSPPLLNLLLGYISLFVPPLMNPIVYSVKSKHLRVRIIRVFFK; encoded by the coding sequence ATGTCAGTTGTCAATTACACCAAATTTAGCTCTGCAATGTTCCTTCTCaccgggatacctgggcaggaagacgTCCATCTCTGGATCTCTGTCCTCTTCTGCTTAGTGTATGTTATTTCAATAGTAGGAAATTcggtcattctgttcattataaaaacagatccgagccttcatgagcccatgtacattttcctttccatgttggcttTCACAGACCTTGCCTTATCGATATCAACCATGCCTACAACACTAGGTATATTCTTGTTTAACTCTAGGGAGATCAGTCTGGATGCTTGTTttgcccagctgttcttcattCACTCACTTTCATTCACTGAATCATCAGTACTCCTGTTGATGGCATTTGATCGCTTCATTGCTATCTGTAACCCACTGAGATATGCTTCTATCTTAACCCTGCGAAGAATTGGACAGATGGGACTGGTGTTTGTGCTAAGAGGGGTTTCTTTAATAttcccactcccctttctccttaaACGGTTCCGATATTGTCGaaccaatgtcctctcccattgcTACTGCCTGCACCAGGATGTTATTAAGACGGCTTGTTCAGACATCAGAGTCAACTACATATATGGCTTCTTTCTTACAGTCACCGTGGTGGGGTTGGATTCACTGTTCATCTTCCTCTCatatgtgatgatcctcaaaacagtGCTGAAAGTCATGTCCCCAGCAGAGTGCCTCAGGGCCCTGAACACATgtgtctcccacctctgtgctgtCCTGCTCTTCTACACACCACGGATTGGCTTGGGTGTGATACAGGGATTTTGGAAGGGCTCTCCTCCATTGCTCAACCTTCTCCTGGGCTACATCTCTCTGTTTGTCCCACCACTTATGAACCCAATTGTGTACagtgtgaaaagcaaacaccttcgtgtGAGGATAATCAGGGTGTTCTTCAAGTGA